The genomic DNA GCTACGCTCAATACGAAGTCTCGGCCTACGCCCAGCCCGATCGGGCGGCGCGACATAACCTCAATTACTGGAGCTTCGGCGACTTTATTGGCATCGGCGCCGGCGCCCACGGCAAGCTCAGCCATCCGGACGGGCGCATCGTGCGCACCTGGAAGACCCGCCTGCCCAAGGACTATCTCAACCCGGCCAAAAGCTTCCAGGCAGGCGAGAAAACCCTGGCCAATGAAGAACTGCCGTTCGAGTTCCTGATGAACGCGCTGCGCCTGACTGCGGGCGTGGAAGCGCGGCTGTACCCGGAACGCACCGGGCTGCCCCTGCAAAGCCTGGCCAAAGGCCGGCGCGAGGCCGAACAAAGCGGGTTGTTGCAGGTCGAACCGACACGTCTGGCGGCCACCGAGCGCGGACAGTTGTTTCTCAATGACTTGCTACAGACATTTCTGAGCTGATCAACACAAGGAAATCGAATGGATCTGGTACTCGACCTGCTGGCCACCGTATCCCGCTGGAGCCGCAGCAACCTGTCGGAAATCTCCCTGGCATTGGTAGGCTGCCTGCTGGTGCTGTTTGGTGCCGACATCAAGGGCTGGGTCGAACAACGCCTGGGCAGCATCGCCGGCGCCTTGCGCGTCCCGTTGATCGCCCTGCTGTGCATGATCGGCAGCGGCGCCGCGCTGATCTATGCCACGCCGTGGATCGTCAGGGGCTTGAGCCAGTTCAACAACTACAGCCTGGCGCCGGTGTTGTTGGTGGTGCTGGTGTTGATTGGCGTGGTGGCGGATCGGCGCTGATCCGACAGCCATCACAAAACAACTGTGGGAGCGAGCTTGCTCGCGATGAGGCCATAACATCCAACATCAATGTTGACTGTCATGCCGCCATCGCGAGCAAGCTCGCTCCCACAGGGGATCCCGTTTCAGCAGGGGCTTCGGTGTTTAAGCCACCTTCTCGAACTTCAAATCCCAAACCCCATGCCCAAGCCGTTCGCCACGGCGCTCGAACTTGGTGATCGGCCGTTCGGCGGCGGTCGTGGCACGCACTTGCCGTCTTCGGCCAGGTTGCGATAACCCGGGGCGACGTTCATCACTTCCAGCATGTACTCGGCGTAGGGTTCCCAGTCGGTGGCCATGTGCAGCACACCGCCGACCTTCAATTTACTGCGCACCAGTTCAGCGAACGATGCCTGGACGATACGGCGCTTGTGGTGCCGGCTTTTGTGCCAAGGATCCGGGAAAAACAGCATCAACCGGTCAAGACTGTTGTCGGCCACGCAGCGGTTGAGCACTTCGATGGCGTCGCAATCGTAGACCCGCAGGTTGGTCAGCCCTTGAGTCAGCACGCCGTTGAGCAACGCACCGACGCCGGGACGGTGGACTTCCACGCCGATGAAATCCTGCTCCGGCGCAGCGGCGGCCATTTCCAGCAACGAGTGGCCCATACCGAAGCCGATTTCCAGCGAGCGCGGAGCCGAGCGGCCGAAGACCTGGTCAAAATCCACCGGTGCGTCGGCCAGGGGCAGGACGAATAAAGGCGCGCCCTGCTCCAGGCCGCGCTGCTGGCCTTCAGTCATGCGCCCGGCGCGCATCACGAAACTCTTGATGCGGCGGTGCTGGCGCTCTTCGCCGTCTTCCGGCAGGACCGGCGTGTCGTTCGATTCAGTCATCAATGGCTCTTACTTGATCAGACCATCCAGCGGCGAGGAGGCGCTGGCGTAAAGTTTTTTCGGCATGCGGCCGGCCAGGTACGCCAGGCGACCGGCGACGATGGCGTGCTTCATGGCTTCGGCCATCAGGACCGGCTGCTGCGCATGGGCGATGGCAGAGTTCATCAGCACCGCTTCGCAACCCAGCTCCATGGCGATGGTGGCGTCGGAGGCGGTACCGACACCGGCATCCACCAACACCGGGATCTTGGCTTCTTCCAGGATGATCTGCAGGTTGTACGGGTTGCAGATCCCCAGGCCAGTGCCGATCAGGCCGGCCAGCGGCATGACCGCGATGCAGCCGATTTCCGCCAATTGACGGGCGATGATCGGGTCATCGCTGGTGTAGACCATCACGTCGAAACCTTCCTTGACCAGGGTTTCGGCGGCCTTGAGGGTTTCGATCACGTTGGGGAACAGGGTTTTCTGGTCCGCCAGTACTTCCAGCTTCACCAGATTGTGGCCGTCGAGCAGCTCACGGGCCAGGCGGCAGGTGCGCACGGCCTCGATGGCGTCGAAGCAGCCGGCAGTGTTCGGCAGGATGGTGTAGCGATCCGGCGGCAGGATATCCAGCAGGTTCGGTTCGCCCGGGTTCTGGCCGATGTTGGTCCGGCGCACGGCGACGGTCACGATCTCGGCGCCCGAGGCCTCGATGGCCAGGCGGGTTTCTTCCATGTCGCGGTATTTGCCGGTACCTACCAGCAAGCGCGACTGGTAGGTACGACCGGCCAGGACGAAGGGCTTGTCGCTACGAACGATGCTCATGGGAAATCCTCTGTTGGGGTGAGGTTCTTGCGAAATGCTGCGAAACCGAGGCGACTAGCCACCGCCGATGGCGTGGACCACTTCGACGCTGTCGCCATCGTTCAACGTGGTTTCGGCGTGCTGGCTGCGCGGGACGATATCCAGATTGAGCTCCACCGCGACGCGGCGTCCGGTAAGTTCCAGACGGGTCAGCAGGGCCGCAACGGTTTCACCGTCGGGCAGTTCAAGGGGGTTCGCCGTTCAACTGAATGCGCATGCCGGATGCCGTCATCATTTTTAGGGGCTGGCATTCTAGCCCGATCAGTCTGGGTGACCCAAGCCATTCGTCATGAAATGGACCGGCAGGTCAGCCCAGCCGCCAGGCGGCAAGCCCCAGGCACAACCAGGCCGATCAGGAACGCCACGCCACCCAACGGAGTGATGATGCCCAGCTTGCTGATGCCCGTGAGCGTCAGCAGGTACAGGCTGCCGGAGAACAACAGGATGCCGATGACAAAGGAAATTCCGGCCCAAGTGACGATGCGCCCGGGAATGTGCGTGGCCAGCAGCGCAACGCCCAGCAACGCCAGGGTGTGCACCAGTTGGTAGGTGACGCCGGTGTGGAAAATCGCCAGGTAATCGGCGCTCAGGCGGTTTTTCAGGCCATGGGCGGCGAATGCACCCAGCGCCACGCCCGTGAAACCGAAGAAAGCCGCCAGCATCAGAAAGCTACGCAACATGGGAACACCAGCAGACTCGGTGGACAGGGTCTGTATAATGGCCCGCTCGACGGGTTCGGCCAAGCCATCTCTATGCTGCGTACATTGTTTCGACGATTCCTTAAAGCCCTGCTCTGGTTCGCCGTCGGCAGCGTTGTGCTGGTGCTGCTGTTTCGCGTGGTGCCGCCGCCGTTCACGGCGTTGATGATCGAGCGCAAGGTTGAATCCTGGTTCGGCGGTGAACCGATCGACCTGCAACGCACCTGGCAGCCTTGGGACCAGATCTCCGACAGCCTCAAAGTCGCAGTGATCGCTGGCGAAGACCAGAAATTCCCCGAGCACTGGGGCTTCGACATCGGCGCGATCCAGGCCGCCTTCGCCCACAATGGCCGTGGCGGTTCGATTCGCGGCGCCAGCACTCTCAGCCAGCAAGTGTCCAAAAACCTGTTCCTGTGGTCGGGCCGCAGCTGGCTGCGCAAAGGGCTGGAGGCCTGGTTCACCGCGCTGATCGAAGTGTTCTGGCCCAAGCAGCGGATCCTTGAGGTGTACCTCAACAGCGTCGAGTGGGATGACGGTGTGTTCGGGGCGGAAGCGGCGGCACGGCATCATTTCCGCACCAGCGCCGACGCCTTGTCCCGGCAACAGGCCAGCCTGCTGGCGGCGGTATTACCCAACCCGCGCAAATGGAGCGCCAGCCGGCCGAGCCCCTACGTGCTACGGCGGGCGGGCTGGATTCGCCAGCAGATGAGCCAGTTGGGAGGCGACAGTTATTTGCTGGGGCTCGATCATGCGCGGCGGGCGCCTTGGGCGCAGTAGACCAAACACCGACATTCAACTGTGGGAGCGAGCTTGCTCGCGATGGCGGAGGGTCAGGCAGCATCGATATTGAATGATAAGCCGCCATCGCGAGCAAGCTCGCTCCCACAGGGGGTCTGCGGCGAATCCGAGATTGAGCGCACACAAAAACGCCCCGATCATCACTGATCGGGGCGTTTTTTGTTGCCGCTATCGCAGGTCAAGCCGCAATCGACACCTTGAGCTTGTTCATCGCGCTCTTCTCAAGTTGGCGAATCCGCTCTGCCGACACGTTGTACTTCTGCGCGAGGTCGTGCAGCGTGGCCTTTTCCTCGGCCAGCCAGCGCTGGTAGAGGATGTCGCGGCTGCGTTCGTCCAGCACTTCCAAGGCTTCGTGCAGGTTGGTGTTGGAGTTGTCGCTCCAGTCGGCGTCTTCCAGTTGACGCGCCGGGTCGTACCGGTGGTCTTCCAGGTAGTTGGCCGGCGATTGGAAAGCGCTGTCGTCGTCCGCTTCGGCAGCCGGGTCGAAGGCCATGTCATGGCCCGTCAGGCGGCTTTCCATCTCGCGCACTTCCCGAGGCTCTACACCCAGGCTTTCAGCCACGCGATGGACTTCTTCGTTGTTCAGCCAGGCCAGACGCTTCTTCTGGCTGCGCAGGTTGAAGAACAGCTTGCGCTGGGCCTTGGTGGTCGCGACTTTCACGATGCGCCAGTTGCGCAGGATGAACTCGTGGATTTCCGCCTTGATCCAGTGCACCGCAAACGACACCAGGCGCACGCCCATTTCCGGGTTGAAACGCTTGACCGCTTTCATCAGGCCGACGTTGCCTTCCTGGATCAGGTCGGCCTGGGCCAGCCCGTAGCCGGAATAGCTGCGGGCGATATGTACGACAAAACGCAGGTGGGCGAGCACCATCTGCCGAGCCGCCTCAAGATCCTGCTCATAATAGAGACTCTCGGCCAGTTCACGCTCCTGCTCGGGCGTCAGCAATGGAATGCTGTTCACCGTGTGCACATAGGCCTCCAGGTTCGCACCCGGGACCAGAGCATAAGCAGGTTGCAAAGAAGTGGTCATACGAAAAAACCTCCGACTCACATAACTCGTGCAGTTCAGCACTGCGAAAATTGACCGGGAACCCTAAGACAAGTTCCCACAAAAACCGAAAGGTCAATACGCGCAAAAAACCCTATTTTGGCGCAAGCTCACGCAAGTGGCGTGCGACCGCAATCCATGCACCGATATAACCCAACAGCACCGCGCCAAGCAAGAGCGACAGACCGTCGGCGACTGGCACTCCGGCCAGCGAAAAATCACTGCCGTACAAACCGGCCAGCCCCACTACCGCATCGTTCAGCCAGTCCAGGCCAAACGCCAATACGCCCCAGGACAGAATCCCGGCACCGAAGCCATACAGCGCCCCCATATAAAGGAAGGGCCTGCGTACATAACTGTCCGTACCGCCGACGAGTTTAATCACTTCTATCTCGGTGCGGCGGTTTTCAATATGAAGACGAATGGTATTGCCTATCACCAAAAGTAATGCAGAAACCAGCAGCACCGTCAGACCGAAGACAAACCGGTCGCCGAGCTTGAGGATCGCCGCAAGACGCTCGACCCAGACTAGATCAAGTTGCGCCTGTTGTACCTTCGGCAACTCGGAAAGTCTTTGTCTTAATGCTTCAAGGGCGGGCTTGTCGACCTCGTTCGGCGTCACCAGCACCACGCCCGGCAGCGGGTTCTCCGGCAGCTCCTTGAGGGCGTCGCCCAGGCCGGACTGTTGCTGGAACTCTTCCAGCGCCTGCTCGCGGCCGATGTACTCGGCTTCGGCCACGCCCGGCATGGCCTTGATCTGCTCACGCAACGCTTGGCCTTCGCCGGGGCTGGCGTCCATCTGCAGGTACAGGGAAATCTGCGCCGCGCGCTGCCAGGAGCCGCCCAGGCGCTCCACATTATTCAGCAATAATGACAGGCCCATAGGCAGGCTCAAGGCAACCGCCATCACCATGCAGGTAAAGAAGCTGCCGATGGGTTGCTTGCCCAGGCGCCGCAGGCTGTCCAGCAGGCTGGCGCGATGGCTTTCGATCCAGGCGCGCAGCAGCGTGGCGAAGTCCGGGCCGTCGTCATCGTCGCGTTTTTTCTTTTGCGGCTGCGGATCGGAGGCCTTCGGGGCCACGCGTTCGGCCACTTTCGGGCTGCGAGTAGCACTCATACGCCGGCCTCCCCGTCACCAATCAGGCGTCCGCGCTGCAACGTGAGCATGCGGTGACGCATGCGCGCGATCAACGCCAGGTCGTGACTGGCGATCAGCACGCTGGTGCCCAGACGGTTGATGTCTTCGAACACGCCCATGATTTCCGCCGCCAGGCGCGGGTCGAGGTTACCAGTGGGTTCGTCCGCCAGCAGCAAGGCCGGGCGATGGACGATGGCGCGGGCGATGCCGACGCGCTGTTGCTGGCCGGTGGACAGGTCGCCCGGATACAGGTCGGTCTTGTCCGACAGGGCCACGCGCTCCAGGGCCGAGTCCACCCGCTTGATGATCTCGGCCTTGGACAGGCCAAGGATCTGCAACGGCAACGCCACGTTGTTGAACACCGTGCGGTCGAACAGCAACTGGTGATTCTGGAACACTACACCGATCTGCCGCCGCAGGTAGGGGATCTGGGCATTGCTGATGGTGCTCAGGTCCTGGCCGGCCAGCAGCAGTTTGCCAGTGGAAGGCCGCTCCATCGCCAGCAGCAGGCGCAGCAAGGTACTTTTACCGGCGCCGGAATGGCCGGTGACAAACAGAAACTCGCCCCGACGGACCCGAAAGCTCAGCTCATGCAAGCCGACGTGACCGTTCGGATAGCGTTTACCGACCTGTTCGAAACGAATCATGAGTGCTCCCGTTCGGCAAACAGTGCCTGGACAAAGGGCTCGGCTTCAAAGGTGCGCAAATCGTCAATGCCTTCGCCCACGCCGATGTAGCGAATGGGCAGGCCGAACTGCTTGGCCAGGGCGAAAATCACCCCGCCCTTGGCGGTGCCGTCGAGCTTGGTCAGAGCCAGCCCGGTCAGTTCGACGGTCTGGTTGAATTGCTTGGCCTGGTTAATGGCGTTCTGGCCGGTACCGGCGTCCAGCACCAGCAGCACTTCGTGAGGCGCATCGGCGTCGAGCTTGCCGATCACCCGGCGTACCTTCTTCAATTCTTCCATCAGGTTGTCTTTGGTGTGCAGACGACCGGCCGTGTCGGCGATCAGCACATCGATGCCACGGGCCTTGGCCGCCTGCACCGCGTCGAAGATCACCGAAGCGGAGTCGGCGCCGGTGTGCTGGGCGATCACCGGGATCTTGTTGCGCTCGCCCCACACTTGCAGCTGTTCGACCGCGGCGGCGCGGAAGGTGTCGCCGGCAGCCAGCATGACTTTCTTGCCTTCGAGTTGCAGCTTCTTGGCCAGCTTGCCGATGGTGGTGGTCTTGCCGGCGCCGTTGACGCCCACCACCAGAATCACGAATGGTTTGTTCTGCGAGGTGATCACCAGTGGTTGTTCCACCGGCTTGAGCATGTTGGTCAACTCGCCTTGCAGGGATTTGTACAACGCGTCGGCGTCGGTCAGTTGCTTGCGAGCAACCTTTTGGGTCAGGCTCTGGATGATCACCGAGGTCGCCTCGACACCGACATCGGCGGTGAGCAGGCGGGTCTCGATGTCTTCCAGCAATTCGTCATCGATGACTTTCTTGCCCAGGAACAGGCTGGCCATGCCTTCGCCGATGCTGGCGCTGGTCTTGGACAGGCCCTGCTTGAGACGGGCGAAGAAGCCGACTTTGTTCTCTTCAGCCGTGCGGGCCGGCTCGACTGGGACCAAAGCTTCAACCGGAGCGGGTTCTGGTTCAGGTTCAGGGGCGGACTGCGAAGCGACAGGTGCAATGACAACCGTCGAGGCCTCGGCAATCGGCGCCACACCCTGTACCACGACAGGTTGTGTCGCGGCCGGAATCGGTGGGGTGATATGCGCGGCTTGCTCGTCTTCGACCAGCGCCACCGGCTCTTCTGCAACCGGCAGGGTCAGCCAGGGAGTGGATTCGACGGGCGGGGTCAGCGGCTGTTCGGCCACAGGCTCAGGGGCGACCGGTTGCAGGATCGGTTCGGCAATCGGCAGGATGATTGGCGCGGCGTCCTCTTCCACCGCTTCGGCGGCGGGCTCAGGCAGCGCTTGTGGCTGTTCGACGACGGTTTCCTGCGGCTTCTTGCGCAGCCATCCGAACAGGCCTTTTTTCTCGCCAGCCGCAGCTGGGGTCTTCTTGTCGTCGTTGGAACCAAACATGGAGGACGGCTATCTCACGGTAGCGACGCGCCACGAGGGCGCCTCGGTGATAAATATTCAATGCTGAACAGACTGCGTTTCATCCAGCTTGTTCACGCGCAACATTTTGTCGAAGCGTCCCCAGGACGCCTCAAAGTCGATTTTTTCGAAGGACTGGTACGGCATCATCGGCGAAAACGCCGGGATCAACGAGCAAACCCAGCGTTTCTCCGGAGAACCCAGACAACCCCGGGCCGATAAAAGGCCCGATAGGCGTGGCCGCCAGTAAAACGGATCAGTATCCTAGCACCTCCTCGCCTGCTGAGGCTAAGACCTAGCAGGCAACCCAACAGGTTTAAACACGAATGAATGCTCTTGCCCGCCGCGCCGCAGGCCTGCTGCTCAGCACAGTTTGTCTGCCTCTTTCAGCCTTGGCTGCCGACCCACAACCCACCCATGAATTCACCCTCGACAACGGCCTGAAGGTCGTCGTGCGCGAAGACCATCGTGCGCCGGTGGTGGTCTCCCAGGTCTGGTACAAGGTGGGTTCCAGCTACGAGACGCCAGGCCAGACCGGTTTGTCCCACGCCCTTGAGCACATGATGTTCAAGGGCAGTGAAAAAGTCGGCCCCGGCGAAGCGTCGCTGATCCTGCGCGACCTCGGTGCCGAAGAGAACGCCTTCACCAGCGACGATTTCACCGCCTACTACCAGGTGCTGGCCCGCGACCGCCTGGGCGTGGCCTTCGAGCTGGAAGCCGACCGCATGGCCAGCCTGCGCCTGCCGCCGGAGGAGTTCAGCCGCGAGATCGAGGTGATCAAGGAAGAGCGCCGCATGCGCACCGACGACAAGCCCATGTCCAAGGCCTACGAGCGCTTCAAGGCCATGGCTTACCCGGCCAGCGGCTACCACACGCCGACCATTGGCTGGATGGCCGACCTGGACCGGATGACCGTCGAGGAACTGCGCCACTGGTACGAGTCCTGGTACACCCCGAACAACGCGACCCTGGTGGTGGTCGGCGACGTGACACCGGACGAGGTCAAGTCCCTGGCCCAGCGCTATTTCGGCCCGATTGCCCGGCGCGCGGTGCCGGTGGCGAAAATCCCCCTGGAGCTGGCCGAACCCGGCGAGCGCCAGATCACCCTGCATGTGCAGACCCAACTGCCCAGCGTGATGCTGGCCTTCAACGTGCCGAGCATCGCCACCGCGACGGACAAGACGTCGGTCAACGCGCTGCGGCTGATCTCAGCCCTGCTGGACGGCGGCTACAGCGGCCGGATCCCAACCCAACTGGAGCGCGGCGAGGAGTTGGTGTCCGGCGGCTCGTCGAACTACGACGCCTTCACCCGCGGCGACACGCTGTTCACCTTGTCGGCGACACCCAACACGCAGAAAAACAAAACCCTCGCCCAGGCCGAAGCAGGTTTGTGGCGCTTGCTTGAGCAGTTGAAAACCACTGCCCCGACCGCCGACGAACTGGAACGCGTGCGCGCCCAGGTCATCGCCGGCCTGGTGTATGAGCGCGACTCGATCACCAGCCAGGCCACCGCCATCGGCCAGCTGGAAACCGTCGGCTTGTCCTGGAAGCTGATGGACACAGAGCTCGCTGAACTGCAAAGCGTGACCCCGCAAGACATCCAGAAGGCAGCCCAGCTGTATTTCACCCGCTCGCGCCTGAGCGTTGCGCACGTCCTGCCCGAGGAGAAAGCTCATGAATGAGCGCAAATCATCGCGCCTGGTGCTGATCGGCCTGGTTTTGCTCGCCTTGGCCTGCGCCCTGGCCTTTTACCTGTCGCCGTCGAGCAACTCCGACGCCAGCCAGGCATTGGACAAGGCCAAGTCCGGCAATAAGCTGCAATCGTTGGCCGAACTGGACGACAAGGCGCCCAGCCGGCGCCAGCTCGACGTACAAACCTGGAAAACCGCTGACGGCGCCAAGGTGCTGTTCGTCGAAGCCCGGGAATTGCCGATGTTCGACCTGCGCCTGACCTTCGCCGCCGGCAGCAGCCAGGACGGCGACGCCCCCGGCCTCGCCCTGCTGACCAACGCCATGCTCAACGAAGGCGTGGCCGGCAAGGACGTCGGCGCCATCGCCCAAGGTTTCGAAAGCCTCGGCGCGGACTTCGGCAACGGTGCCTACCGGGACATGGCCGTAGCGTCCCTGCGCAGTCTCAGCGCAGCCGACAAGCGTGAACCGGCCTTGAAGCTGTTCGCCGAAGTCGTCGGCAAACCGACCTTCCCCGCCGACTCCTTCGCCCGGATCAAGAACCAGATGCTGGCCGGTTTCGAGTACCAGAAACAGAACCCCGGCAAACTGGCGGGCCTGGAACTGATGAAGCGCCTGTACGGCGAGCATCCTTATGCCCACTCCAGCGACGGCACCGCCGACAGCATCCCACCGATCACTCTGGCCCAGGCCCGCGCTTTCCACGCCAAGGCCTACGCTGCCGGCAACGCAGTGATTGCGCTGGTGGGGGATTTGTCCCGCGCCGAAGCCGAAACGATTGCCAACCAGGTGTCCGCCGCCCTGCCCAAGGGCCCGGCCCTGGCGAAAACCCCGCCACCGGTAGAACCGAAAGCGAGCATCGGGCACATCGAGTTCCCGTCCAAGCAGACCAACCTGATGCTCGCGCAACTGGGCATCGACCGCGACGATCCGGACTATGCCGCGGTGTCCCTGGGCAACCAGATCCTCGGCGGCGGTGGCTTCGGCACGCGACTGATGACTGAAGTTCGCGAAAAACGCGGCCTGACCTACGGCGTGTACTCCGGCTTCACGGCGATGCAGGCCCGCGGCCCGTTCATGATCAACCTGCAAACCCGTGCCGAGATGAGCGAGGGCACCTTGAAACTGGTGCAGGACGTGTTCGCCGACTACCTCAAGAACGGTCCGACCCAGAAAGAACTCGATGACGCCAAGCGTGAGTTGGCCGGCAGTTTCCCGCTGTCCACCGCCAGCAATGCCGACATCGTCGGCCAGCTCGGCGCCATGGGCTTCTATGACTTGCCGCTCAGCTACCTGGAAGACTTCATGCGCCAATCCCAGGAACTGACGGTCGAGCAGGTCAAGGCCGCGCTGAACAAACACCTGAGTACCGATAAAATGGTCATCGTCACCGCCGGCCCGAGCGTGCCGCAAAAGCCGTTGCCGCCCCCTACTGACAAACCTGCCGAGCAGCCGCTCGGGGTTCCGGAGCACTAATGGCCCGCCCATCGAATTCCAGCAAGAAACCCGTGCACAACGGTGTGAACCAGTTGCGCATCATCGGCGGCGAATGGCGCAGCCGGCGCCTGAGCTTCCCGGATGCCCCAGGGTTGCGCCCCACCCCTGACCGCGTGCGGGAAACCCTGTTCAACTGGCTCGCGCCCTACGTGGCAGGCGCCCGGGTGCTCGACCCGTTCGCCGGCAGCGGCGCGCTGTTTCTCGAGGCCCTGTCCCGTGGCGCCGCCATGGGCCAGGCGCTGGACGCCAGCAACCTGGCGGTCTCCAGCCTGAAGGAACACCTGGGCACCCTGCGTTGCACCGTCGGTCAGGTGCAAACCGCCGACGCACTGCGCTACCTGGACAGCCAACCGGCGACGCCTTTCGACCTGGTGTTCCTCGACCCGCCTTTCAACCAGAACCTGTTGCCGACCGTCTGCGCCTTGCTCGAGGAACGTCAGTGGCTGGCCGAGGATGCCTGGGTCTACACTGAAAGCGAGACCGCCCCGTCCACCCTGGGCTTGCCGGGCAACTGGCGCTTGCACCGCGAGCAGAAATCAGGACGGGTGTATTACGCGTTGTGGCAGCGTCTGACAAAGGACATGGGCTGAACGGCTGCCCCGTGCATCGAGAATAATAATGATG from Pseudomonas beijingensis includes the following:
- a CDS encoding DUF3392 domain-containing protein, giving the protein MDLVLDLLATVSRWSRSNLSEISLALVGCLLVLFGADIKGWVEQRLGSIAGALRVPLIALLCMIGSGAALIYATPWIVRGLSQFNNYSLAPVLLVVLVLIGVVADRR
- a CDS encoding thiazole synthase — translated: MSIVRSDKPFVLAGRTYQSRLLVGTGKYRDMEETRLAIEASGAEIVTVAVRRTNIGQNPGEPNLLDILPPDRYTILPNTAGCFDAIEAVRTCRLARELLDGHNLVKLEVLADQKTLFPNVIETLKAAETLVKEGFDVMVYTSDDPIIARQLAEIGCIAVMPLAGLIGTGLGICNPYNLQIILEEAKIPVLVDAGVGTASDATIAMELGCEAVLMNSAIAHAQQPVLMAEAMKHAIVAGRLAYLAGRMPKKLYASASSPLDGLIK
- the mtgA gene encoding monofunctional biosynthetic peptidoglycan transglycosylase; the encoded protein is MLRTLFRRFLKALLWFAVGSVVLVLLFRVVPPPFTALMIERKVESWFGGEPIDLQRTWQPWDQISDSLKVAVIAGEDQKFPEHWGFDIGAIQAAFAHNGRGGSIRGASTLSQQVSKNLFLWSGRSWLRKGLEAWFTALIEVFWPKQRILEVYLNSVEWDDGVFGAEAAARHHFRTSADALSRQQASLLAAVLPNPRKWSASRPSPYVLRRAGWIRQQMSQLGGDSYLLGLDHARRAPWAQ
- the rpoH gene encoding RNA polymerase sigma factor RpoH, translating into MTTSLQPAYALVPGANLEAYVHTVNSIPLLTPEQERELAESLYYEQDLEAARQMVLAHLRFVVHIARSYSGYGLAQADLIQEGNVGLMKAVKRFNPEMGVRLVSFAVHWIKAEIHEFILRNWRIVKVATTKAQRKLFFNLRSQKKRLAWLNNEEVHRVAESLGVEPREVREMESRLTGHDMAFDPAAEADDDSAFQSPANYLEDHRYDPARQLEDADWSDNSNTNLHEALEVLDERSRDILYQRWLAEEKATLHDLAQKYNVSAERIRQLEKSAMNKLKVSIAA
- the ftsX gene encoding permease-like cell division protein FtsX; the encoded protein is MSATRSPKVAERVAPKASDPQPQKKKRDDDDGPDFATLLRAWIESHRASLLDSLRRLGKQPIGSFFTCMVMAVALSLPMGLSLLLNNVERLGGSWQRAAQISLYLQMDASPGEGQALREQIKAMPGVAEAEYIGREQALEEFQQQSGLGDALKELPENPLPGVVLVTPNEVDKPALEALRQRLSELPKVQQAQLDLVWVERLAAILKLGDRFVFGLTVLLVSALLLVIGNTIRLHIENRRTEIEVIKLVGGTDSYVRRPFLYMGALYGFGAGILSWGVLAFGLDWLNDAVVGLAGLYGSDFSLAGVPVADGLSLLLGAVLLGYIGAWIAVARHLRELAPK
- the ftsE gene encoding cell division ATP-binding protein FtsE, whose amino-acid sequence is MIRFEQVGKRYPNGHVGLHELSFRVRRGEFLFVTGHSGAGKSTLLRLLLAMERPSTGKLLLAGQDLSTISNAQIPYLRRQIGVVFQNHQLLFDRTVFNNVALPLQILGLSKAEIIKRVDSALERVALSDKTDLYPGDLSTGQQQRVGIARAIVHRPALLLADEPTGNLDPRLAAEIMGVFEDINRLGTSVLIASHDLALIARMRHRMLTLQRGRLIGDGEAGV
- the ftsY gene encoding signal recognition particle-docking protein FtsY yields the protein MFGSNDDKKTPAAAGEKKGLFGWLRKKPQETVVEQPQALPEPAAEAVEEDAAPIILPIAEPILQPVAPEPVAEQPLTPPVESTPWLTLPVAEEPVALVEDEQAAHITPPIPAATQPVVVQGVAPIAEASTVVIAPVASQSAPEPEPEPAPVEALVPVEPARTAEENKVGFFARLKQGLSKTSASIGEGMASLFLGKKVIDDELLEDIETRLLTADVGVEATSVIIQSLTQKVARKQLTDADALYKSLQGELTNMLKPVEQPLVITSQNKPFVILVVGVNGAGKTTTIGKLAKKLQLEGKKVMLAAGDTFRAAAVEQLQVWGERNKIPVIAQHTGADSASVIFDAVQAAKARGIDVLIADTAGRLHTKDNLMEELKKVRRVIGKLDADAPHEVLLVLDAGTGQNAINQAKQFNQTVELTGLALTKLDGTAKGGVIFALAKQFGLPIRYIGVGEGIDDLRTFEAEPFVQALFAEREHS
- a CDS encoding M16 family metallopeptidase, with amino-acid sequence MNALARRAAGLLLSTVCLPLSALAADPQPTHEFTLDNGLKVVVREDHRAPVVVSQVWYKVGSSYETPGQTGLSHALEHMMFKGSEKVGPGEASLILRDLGAEENAFTSDDFTAYYQVLARDRLGVAFELEADRMASLRLPPEEFSREIEVIKEERRMRTDDKPMSKAYERFKAMAYPASGYHTPTIGWMADLDRMTVEELRHWYESWYTPNNATLVVVGDVTPDEVKSLAQRYFGPIARRAVPVAKIPLELAEPGERQITLHVQTQLPSVMLAFNVPSIATATDKTSVNALRLISALLDGGYSGRIPTQLERGEELVSGGSSNYDAFTRGDTLFTLSATPNTQKNKTLAQAEAGLWRLLEQLKTTAPTADELERVRAQVIAGLVYERDSITSQATAIGQLETVGLSWKLMDTELAELQSVTPQDIQKAAQLYFTRSRLSVAHVLPEEKAHE
- a CDS encoding M16 family metallopeptidase, translated to MNERKSSRLVLIGLVLLALACALAFYLSPSSNSDASQALDKAKSGNKLQSLAELDDKAPSRRQLDVQTWKTADGAKVLFVEARELPMFDLRLTFAAGSSQDGDAPGLALLTNAMLNEGVAGKDVGAIAQGFESLGADFGNGAYRDMAVASLRSLSAADKREPALKLFAEVVGKPTFPADSFARIKNQMLAGFEYQKQNPGKLAGLELMKRLYGEHPYAHSSDGTADSIPPITLAQARAFHAKAYAAGNAVIALVGDLSRAEAETIANQVSAALPKGPALAKTPPPVEPKASIGHIEFPSKQTNLMLAQLGIDRDDPDYAAVSLGNQILGGGGFGTRLMTEVREKRGLTYGVYSGFTAMQARGPFMINLQTRAEMSEGTLKLVQDVFADYLKNGPTQKELDDAKRELAGSFPLSTASNADIVGQLGAMGFYDLPLSYLEDFMRQSQELTVEQVKAALNKHLSTDKMVIVTAGPSVPQKPLPPPTDKPAEQPLGVPEH
- the rsmD gene encoding 16S rRNA (guanine(966)-N(2))-methyltransferase RsmD: MARPSNSSKKPVHNGVNQLRIIGGEWRSRRLSFPDAPGLRPTPDRVRETLFNWLAPYVAGARVLDPFAGSGALFLEALSRGAAMGQALDASNLAVSSLKEHLGTLRCTVGQVQTADALRYLDSQPATPFDLVFLDPPFNQNLLPTVCALLEERQWLAEDAWVYTESETAPSTLGLPGNWRLHREQKSGRVYYALWQRLTKDMG